One genomic window of Haloarchaeobius salinus includes the following:
- a CDS encoding sodium/calcium exchanger protein, producing MLKDRLQHPLAALVFAALLTAPWVGVELLGGPGAVGLSHIGTVAVSGLSVLGASFMLAWGAETAEKDVPRAFAIAVLAVLAVAPEYAVDALYAFGAGDGGATAQACADFTTREIENAADGTVAAACHDANLAVANMTGANRILIGLGWSGIALFTVYRAGSSSDPSVNDGDGFLGSSVSLDRDLGLEIVFLLAATLVAFFVPLNGGIGVADTLVLVGIYIAYIAIIIRGDVEEHEEQVGVPAYLQRLPFAYRTLSSITLFVYSGLMIYTAVHPFAHGLEEIGLSFGIPEFFMIQWIAPLASESPELIVVAYLVNKARSTAGFNALISSKLNQWTLLIGTLAVVYSLALGSVGTLPFDEKQTAEIWITAAQSLFAIAIITNFDISVRESLVLLALFASQVIIEFGAIVTMTDSAAGEFSIFVLHAYTVLYVAISIVLFFRRREALVDIFQTTAATARESVTGTSAAEHSD from the coding sequence CACCCGCTGGCCGCCCTCGTCTTCGCCGCTCTGCTCACGGCTCCGTGGGTCGGTGTGGAGCTACTCGGGGGGCCAGGGGCGGTTGGACTTTCGCACATCGGCACAGTCGCGGTGAGTGGACTCTCGGTACTCGGTGCGTCGTTCATGCTCGCGTGGGGTGCCGAGACCGCCGAGAAGGACGTCCCCCGGGCGTTCGCCATCGCGGTGCTCGCGGTGCTCGCGGTCGCACCCGAGTACGCGGTCGACGCACTGTACGCCTTCGGTGCCGGTGACGGCGGTGCGACGGCCCAGGCTTGCGCGGATTTCACGACCCGGGAGATAGAGAACGCCGCGGACGGGACCGTCGCCGCCGCCTGTCACGACGCGAACCTCGCCGTCGCGAACATGACCGGCGCGAACCGCATCCTCATCGGACTCGGCTGGTCGGGCATCGCGCTGTTCACCGTCTACCGGGCCGGGAGCTCCAGCGACCCGTCCGTCAACGACGGCGACGGGTTCCTCGGTAGCAGTGTCAGCCTCGACCGCGACCTCGGACTGGAGATCGTCTTCCTGCTCGCGGCGACGCTCGTCGCGTTCTTCGTCCCGCTGAACGGTGGCATCGGCGTCGCCGACACGCTCGTCCTCGTCGGCATCTACATCGCCTACATCGCCATCATCATCCGCGGTGACGTCGAGGAGCACGAGGAGCAGGTCGGTGTGCCGGCGTACCTGCAGCGACTCCCCTTCGCCTACCGTACGCTCTCCTCGATCACGCTGTTCGTCTACTCCGGCCTCATGATCTACACCGCCGTCCACCCGTTCGCACACGGGCTGGAGGAGATCGGCCTGTCGTTCGGCATCCCCGAGTTCTTCATGATCCAGTGGATCGCTCCGCTGGCCTCCGAGAGCCCCGAGCTGATCGTCGTCGCCTACCTCGTGAACAAGGCGCGCTCGACGGCCGGCTTCAACGCGCTCATCTCCTCGAAGCTCAACCAGTGGACGCTGCTCATCGGGACGCTCGCGGTCGTCTACAGCCTCGCACTCGGCAGCGTCGGCACGCTCCCGTTCGACGAGAAGCAGACCGCCGAGATCTGGATCACGGCGGCCCAGAGCCTGTTCGCCATCGCCATCATCACGAACTTCGACATCTCGGTGCGTGAGTCGCTGGTGCTGCTCGCGCTGTTCGCCTCGCAGGTGATCATCGAGTTCGGTGCCATCGTGACGATGACCGACAGCGCGGCCGGGGAGTTCAGCATCTTCGTCCTCCACGCCTACACGGTGCTGTACGTCGCCATCTCCATCGTCCTGTTCTTCCGGCGGCGCGAGGCCCTCGTCGACATCTTCCAGACGACGGCGGCCACCGCCCGGGAGTCGGTGACCGGTACGAGCGCGGCCGAGCACTCGGACTGA
- the trpB gene encoding tryptophan synthase subunit beta, with amino-acid sequence MPAVQELEDAYERYVLGNEDGFVDEFRRRLRDFGGRPTPLQRADRLSERLGCEVYLKREDLVHGGAHKLNNALGQVLLAKYMGKERIVAETGAGQHGTATAMAAAHLDMPCEVYMGTRDIQRQRPNVFRMRLNGSEVNPVSAGRGTLKEAINETMRDWATNVEDTHYVIGSVVGPHPFPEMVRTFQSVISEEAREQVREKAGRLPDSVVACAGGGSNTMGAFHEFVGDDEVSLFAVEAGGSSLAVDEEIGVAPNSASLSTGTEGVLHGARTKLLQDSDGNVVESHSVSSGLDYAGVGPELAHLVDTARVTPVNVDDDAALSAFHLLSQEEGIIPALESAHAVAFARANPEQLGELTVINVSGRGDKDLESVIEETEKRELENAPSMDVFGRAAGDGGGI; translated from the coding sequence ATGCCCGCGGTACAGGAGCTCGAGGACGCCTACGAGCGCTACGTGCTCGGGAACGAGGACGGCTTCGTCGACGAGTTCCGTCGTCGCCTGCGTGACTTCGGCGGCCGGCCGACGCCGCTCCAGCGCGCGGACCGCCTGAGCGAACGACTCGGGTGCGAGGTGTACCTCAAGCGCGAGGACCTCGTCCACGGCGGCGCGCACAAGCTGAACAACGCGCTCGGGCAGGTGCTCCTCGCGAAGTACATGGGCAAGGAGCGCATCGTCGCCGAGACCGGCGCGGGCCAGCACGGCACCGCGACGGCGATGGCGGCCGCGCACCTCGACATGCCCTGCGAGGTGTACATGGGCACCCGCGACATCCAGCGCCAGCGGCCCAACGTCTTCCGGATGCGGCTGAACGGGAGCGAGGTCAACCCCGTCTCCGCGGGCCGCGGCACGCTGAAGGAGGCGATCAACGAGACGATGCGCGACTGGGCGACGAACGTCGAGGACACCCACTACGTCATCGGCAGCGTCGTCGGGCCGCACCCGTTCCCCGAGATGGTCCGCACCTTCCAATCGGTCATCAGCGAGGAGGCTCGCGAACAGGTACGGGAGAAGGCCGGCCGACTGCCGGACTCGGTCGTCGCCTGCGCCGGGGGCGGCTCGAACACCATGGGCGCGTTCCACGAGTTCGTCGGCGACGACGAGGTGTCGCTGTTCGCCGTCGAGGCGGGCGGCTCCTCGCTCGCGGTCGACGAGGAGATCGGGGTCGCGCCGAACTCCGCGAGCCTGTCGACGGGCACCGAGGGCGTGCTCCACGGCGCGCGGACGAAGCTGCTGCAGGACTCGGACGGCAACGTCGTCGAGAGCCACAGCGTCTCCTCCGGGCTGGACTACGCCGGCGTCGGGCCGGAGCTGGCCCACCTCGTCGACACCGCCCGGGTGACACCCGTGAACGTCGACGACGACGCGGCGCTTTCGGCGTTCCACCTGCTCTCCCAGGAGGAGGGCATCATCCCGGCGCTGGAGTCGGCCCACGCGGTCGCGTTCGCGCGGGCGAACCCGGAGCAGCTCGGCGAGCTGACGGTGATAAACGTCTCCGGGCGCGGGGACAAGGACCTCGAATCCGTCATCGAGGAGACGGAGAAGCGCGAGCTCGAAAACGCGCCCTCGATGGACGTGTTCGGGCGTGCAGCCGGCGACGGAGGTGGCATATGA
- a CDS encoding DUF7565 family protein, giving the protein MPWECGIDGCGERFGTPEDLVVHQSTDHERRECKVCGVVVPDGYLAIRHAFNEHSRAEYVRAYGASSEEVREREEIKELVEDEADLQTVVERLGGEAVQS; this is encoded by the coding sequence ATGCCCTGGGAATGCGGAATCGACGGCTGCGGCGAGCGGTTCGGCACGCCCGAGGACCTCGTGGTCCACCAGAGCACCGACCACGAGCGCCGCGAGTGCAAGGTCTGTGGCGTCGTCGTCCCCGACGGCTACCTCGCCATCCGTCACGCCTTCAACGAGCACTCCCGCGCCGAGTACGTCCGCGCCTACGGCGCGAGCTCCGAGGAGGTGCGCGAACGCGAGGAGATCAAGGAGCTCGTCGAGGACGAGGCCGACCTCCAGACCGTCGTCGAACGCCTCGGCGGCGAGGCCGTCCAGTCCTGA
- a CDS encoding MGMT family protein: MDADDDGVAGIYARHSPFLERAVQIGFASGRIISVSFPQEADADAGADHPVLDRIDEYLDGLQAVDFDDVEVALTMPSDQRAVLETLREQVPYGEDVSVAQLARMTPGLDAEDDDDLILVRTALDANPVPLLVPDHRVRDGPSAAEPHVEQKLRSIEGL; this comes from the coding sequence ATGGACGCTGACGACGACGGCGTCGCTGGAATCTACGCGCGGCACTCGCCGTTCCTCGAGCGCGCCGTACAGATCGGATTCGCGAGCGGGCGGATCATCTCCGTCTCGTTCCCGCAGGAGGCCGACGCCGACGCCGGTGCAGACCACCCCGTCCTCGACCGGATCGACGAGTATCTCGACGGGCTCCAGGCGGTCGACTTCGACGACGTGGAGGTCGCGCTGACGATGCCGTCCGACCAGCGCGCCGTCCTCGAGACGCTCCGCGAACAGGTTCCCTACGGCGAGGACGTCTCCGTGGCACAGCTCGCTCGCATGACCCCCGGCCTCGACGCCGAGGACGACGACGACCTCATCCTCGTCCGCACCGCGCTCGACGCCAACCCGGTGCCGTTGCTCGTTCCGGACCACCGGGTACGCGACGGTCCGAGCGCCGCCGAGCCGCACGTCGAACAGAAACTCAGGTCGATAGAGGGGCTCTAG
- the trpA gene encoding tryptophan synthase subunit alpha, with protein MSLEDAFDEPAFVPYLCVGDPSVERTREYVEALVRGGADVLELGLPFSEPIAEGPTIQGSVVRALEAGVTPEVYLDFVSSLDVDVPIVCMTYYNLLYQYGDSDGPEAFVARAAEVGISGFVIPDLPAEEAGPLRDACDEHGLDLVFIVAPTTEGERLERMVELSSGYLYVQARMGVTGAKADVSDQTGESLAKVSQYDIPKAVGFGVSSGDQARRIVEAGADGVIVGSALVDIVAEHGDADGDDVPERLEAMARELSEGVAAGAENMAKPEGQ; from the coding sequence ATGAGCCTCGAAGACGCCTTCGACGAGCCGGCGTTCGTCCCGTACCTCTGTGTCGGCGACCCGAGCGTCGAGCGCACCAGGGAGTACGTGGAGGCGCTCGTGCGCGGCGGCGCGGACGTGCTCGAACTCGGGCTGCCGTTCTCCGAACCCATCGCGGAGGGGCCGACCATCCAGGGCTCGGTCGTTCGCGCGCTGGAGGCGGGGGTCACGCCCGAGGTGTACCTCGACTTCGTGTCGTCGCTCGACGTGGACGTGCCAATCGTCTGCATGACCTACTACAACCTGCTGTACCAGTACGGGGACAGCGACGGGCCGGAGGCGTTCGTCGCACGCGCCGCCGAGGTCGGCATCTCCGGGTTCGTCATCCCGGACCTGCCCGCCGAGGAGGCCGGGCCGCTCCGGGATGCGTGCGACGAGCACGGGCTGGACCTCGTGTTCATCGTCGCGCCGACGACCGAGGGCGAGCGCCTCGAGCGCATGGTCGAGCTGTCCTCGGGCTACCTCTACGTGCAGGCGAGGATGGGCGTCACGGGTGCGAAGGCCGACGTGAGCGACCAGACCGGTGAGTCGCTGGCGAAGGTCAGTCAGTACGACATCCCTAAGGCGGTCGGCTTCGGCGTGTCGAGTGGTGACCAGGCGCGACGCATCGTCGAGGCCGGCGCGGACGGCGTCATCGTCGGCAGCGCGCTCGTCGACATCGTCGCCGAACACGGCGACGCCGACGGCGACGACGTCCCGGAGCGGCTCGAGGCGATGGCTCGCGAACTCAGCGAGGGCGTCGCGGCCGGCGCGGAAAATATGGCGAAACCGGAAGGCCAATAA
- a CDS encoding protein translocase SEC61 complex subunit gamma, producing the protein MNVPKDLNSYVRVLKMASTPSREEFSQIAKIAGAGILLVGVMGFIIALVMGFLPA; encoded by the coding sequence ATGAACGTTCCAAAGGACCTCAACTCCTACGTGCGTGTGCTCAAGATGGCGAGCACACCCTCGCGCGAGGAGTTCTCACAGATCGCCAAGATCGCCGGTGCAGGGATTCTGCTCGTCGGCGTCATGGGCTTCATCATCGCACTCGTCATGGGGTTCCTCCCGGCCTGA
- a CDS encoding 2-amino-3,7-dideoxy-D-threo-hept-6-ulosonate synthase, protein MTTPGTRARLGRVGTDGNYLVVPMDHGITLGAVQGLKDIESTIDAVTRAGADAVLTQKGIAPRVHDHRNDAGYIVHLNASTTIGPDTNDKRLTGTVEEAIRAGADAVSFHINVGSDHEPEQIEDLAGITDTAARFGIPVLAMAYARGPGVDSTDPESLGHAVRLAEELGADLVKTGYSGDGASFEHVCESTRLPVLIAGGARGSDRDTVEMVRGAMDGGAAGVSMGRSIFQHEDPAAITTAVSAIVHDDASVDEALERGGFVVEA, encoded by the coding sequence ATGACGACACCAGGAACACGTGCACGCCTCGGTCGCGTCGGGACAGACGGGAACTACCTCGTCGTCCCGATGGACCACGGCATCACACTCGGTGCGGTACAGGGACTGAAGGACATCGAATCGACCATCGACGCGGTCACGCGGGCCGGAGCCGACGCCGTCCTCACGCAGAAGGGCATCGCGCCGCGCGTCCACGACCACAGGAACGACGCGGGCTACATCGTCCACCTCAACGCGTCGACGACCATCGGCCCGGACACGAACGACAAACGGCTCACCGGCACCGTCGAGGAGGCCATCCGGGCCGGGGCCGACGCCGTCTCCTTCCACATCAACGTCGGCAGCGACCACGAGCCCGAGCAGATCGAGGACCTCGCGGGAATCACCGACACCGCCGCACGCTTCGGCATCCCCGTCCTCGCGATGGCGTACGCCCGCGGCCCCGGCGTCGACAGCACCGACCCGGAGTCGCTCGGGCACGCGGTCCGCCTCGCCGAGGAACTGGGCGCGGACCTCGTGAAGACCGGCTACTCCGGCGACGGCGCGTCCTTCGAACACGTCTGCGAGTCCACCCGGCTCCCCGTCCTCATCGCCGGCGGCGCGCGCGGCAGCGACCGCGACACCGTCGAGATGGTCCGCGGCGCGATGGACGGCGGCGCGGCCGGTGTCTCCATGGGCCGCTCCATCTTCCAGCACGAGGACCCGGCAGCCATCACGACGGCGGTCTCGGCCATCGTCCACGACGACGCGAGCGTCGACGAGGCGCTCGAACGCGGCGGCTTCGTCGTCGAAGCCTGA
- a CDS encoding D-aminoacyl-tRNA deacylase has product MIAIVVSRADSASEHIGEHLLDLADWEATVDEGRPDADGGGTVHRTDGFELRTFDELHLHLDGVATAFDDAELLLFASRHSGNTGPLLTAHFTGNFGPAEYGGEDDALAAACPNAQAALLSAFDRHAPDGYEVGMECTHHGPSDVGVPSMFVELGSGEDEWADPEGARAVARAILDIEGVEPHRERTVVGFGGGHYVPRFERVGRETDWAVGHVAGDWSLDAMGHPDEHRDVLARSFDASGASLALVEGDHPALVDTIEELGFRVVSETWLRAVDGRDLDRVAELEDAIASVDDGLRFGDRFDADEWVVRGLPDDLLAATQAIDRERTYDAVEAHAVALQTENAGSRVGDRAAFVPGEFDALVDDICDLLAEGYETVRREDGVVVAVERAFDPDLAHEAGVPEGPKFGKLAGGKPVEVGGRTVDPASVRTERTDRFELG; this is encoded by the coding sequence GTGATAGCAATCGTCGTCAGCCGTGCGGACTCGGCCTCGGAGCACATCGGTGAGCACCTGCTCGACCTCGCCGACTGGGAGGCGACGGTCGACGAGGGCCGCCCCGACGCCGACGGCGGCGGGACGGTCCATCGGACCGACGGGTTCGAGCTCCGCACCTTCGACGAGCTGCACCTCCACCTCGACGGCGTCGCGACGGCGTTCGACGACGCGGAGCTGTTGCTGTTCGCATCGCGGCACTCCGGGAACACCGGCCCGCTGCTGACGGCGCACTTCACTGGCAACTTCGGTCCGGCGGAGTACGGCGGCGAGGACGACGCGCTCGCCGCCGCGTGTCCGAACGCGCAGGCGGCACTGCTGTCGGCGTTCGACCGGCACGCGCCCGACGGCTACGAGGTCGGCATGGAGTGCACCCACCACGGGCCGAGCGACGTGGGCGTGCCGTCGATGTTCGTCGAGCTCGGCAGCGGCGAGGACGAGTGGGCCGACCCCGAGGGGGCCCGCGCCGTGGCGCGGGCGATTCTCGACATCGAGGGCGTCGAGCCCCACCGCGAGCGCACCGTCGTCGGCTTCGGCGGCGGCCACTACGTCCCGCGGTTCGAGCGCGTCGGCCGCGAGACCGACTGGGCGGTCGGGCACGTCGCGGGCGACTGGTCGCTCGACGCGATGGGCCACCCGGATGAGCACCGCGACGTGCTCGCCCGGAGCTTCGACGCCAGCGGCGCGTCGCTCGCGCTCGTCGAGGGCGACCATCCGGCGCTCGTCGACACCATCGAGGAGCTCGGATTCCGCGTCGTGAGCGAGACGTGGCTCCGGGCCGTCGACGGCCGGGACCTCGACCGCGTCGCCGAGCTGGAGGACGCCATCGCGAGCGTCGACGACGGCCTCCGGTTCGGGGACCGCTTCGACGCCGACGAGTGGGTCGTCCGCGGCCTCCCCGACGACCTGCTCGCGGCGACGCAGGCCATCGACCGCGAACGGACCTACGACGCCGTCGAGGCACACGCGGTCGCCCTCCAGACGGAGAACGCCGGCAGCCGGGTCGGCGACCGCGCGGCGTTCGTCCCCGGCGAGTTCGACGCGCTCGTCGACGACATCTGTGACCTGCTGGCCGAGGGGTACGAGACGGTCCGCCGCGAGGACGGCGTGGTCGTCGCCGTAGAGCGCGCGTTCGACCCCGACCTCGCACACGAGGCCGGCGTCCCCGAGGGCCCGAAGTTCGGGAAGCTCGCCGGCGGAAAGCCGGTCGAGGTCGGGGGACGGACGGTCGACCCGGCGTCGGTCCGGACCGAGCGGACCGACCGGTTCGAGCTTGGATAA
- a CDS encoding CPBP family intramembrane glutamic endopeptidase, whose translation MSGTTAAAVGLLPFFQSPAVGSSFDAVSFAAALAIITALMLVLSYSTTRAVTGSSGGHDPSGPRDGTGPDGSGGSTDQFDTHGSAPEPGPSTTPDPSAPEPPEDPPAWLDERETDPLAAMSTGMLLANVAVTQGVFLVAVVAAAYFTSVPAAATGLSPAAFGPIPLLAGVGLGIGLYVANEVGAAVAEGAGIEYDEHLRESLAPGSVGGWAVLFGFVLPLVAVFEEVLFRAAMVGVLAAGFGVSPWLLAVGSSLLFAAGHGLQGPAGIVVTGGLGFVLAAAFVLTGSLATVVVAHYLVNALEFGVHEGLGVEWAPE comes from the coding sequence ATGTCCGGGACGACGGCAGCCGCCGTCGGCCTTCTTCCGTTCTTCCAGTCCCCAGCCGTGGGCTCGTCGTTCGACGCGGTGTCGTTCGCGGCCGCCCTCGCGATCATCACGGCGCTGATGCTCGTGCTCTCGTACTCGACGACGCGGGCGGTGACCGGTTCATCGGGGGGGCACGACCCGAGCGGTCCCCGCGACGGCACCGGGCCCGACGGCTCCGGGGGGTCGACCGACCAGTTCGACACGCACGGGTCGGCACCGGAACCCGGTCCGTCGACGACGCCCGACCCGTCCGCCCCCGAGCCACCCGAGGACCCTCCGGCGTGGCTCGACGAACGCGAGACGGACCCGCTCGCCGCGATGTCGACCGGGATGCTGCTCGCGAACGTCGCCGTCACGCAGGGCGTGTTCCTCGTCGCCGTCGTCGCTGCGGCGTACTTCACCAGCGTCCCGGCGGCCGCGACGGGCCTGTCGCCGGCCGCGTTCGGGCCGATACCCCTGCTCGCCGGCGTGGGTCTCGGAATCGGGCTCTACGTCGCGAACGAGGTCGGCGCGGCCGTCGCCGAAGGTGCGGGCATCGAGTACGACGAGCACCTCCGCGAGAGCCTCGCGCCAGGGAGCGTCGGTGGCTGGGCGGTGCTGTTCGGATTCGTGCTCCCGCTCGTGGCCGTCTTCGAGGAGGTCCTCTTTCGGGCGGCGATGGTCGGCGTGCTCGCTGCGGGCTTCGGCGTCTCGCCGTGGCTGCTCGCCGTCGGCTCCTCGCTCCTGTTCGCGGCCGGCCACGGCCTCCAGGGACCGGCGGGCATCGTCGTCACCGGCGGGCTCGGGTTCGTGCTCGCCGCCGCGTTCGTGCTGACGGGCAGTCTCGCCACCGTCGTCGTCGCACACTACCTCGTGAACGCGCTGGAGTTCGGGGTACACGAGGGGCTGGGCGTGGAGTGGGCACCGGAGTAA
- the trpC gene encoding indole-3-glycerol phosphate synthase, whose product MNATEEFAPAVRSILDAAARRTVPADRVSVDGASLSDALTTADADERVPLIAEVKPTSPTTEGTRTEDPVDLARAMVDGGAAALSVLTEPEHFGGSVENLERVREAVDVPVLRKDFLLEPGHLDAVEADAALVIARFVDDVGEMVAAARERGFEPLVEVHSVAELETALDADATLVGVNNRDLASLTVDLGTFERVAAEAPDDVTLVAESGISTPADVRRMRAAGADGLLVGSAIMAGEPRESTEELVYA is encoded by the coding sequence ATGAACGCTACAGAGGAGTTCGCGCCCGCCGTCCGCTCCATCCTGGACGCCGCGGCGCGACGGACGGTGCCCGCCGACCGGGTCAGCGTCGACGGTGCGTCGCTCTCCGACGCCCTGACGACGGCCGACGCGGACGAACGGGTACCACTCATCGCGGAGGTGAAACCGACGAGCCCGACGACCGAGGGCACGCGGACCGAGGACCCGGTCGACCTCGCGCGGGCGATGGTCGACGGCGGCGCGGCCGCGCTCTCGGTGCTGACCGAGCCCGAGCACTTCGGCGGCAGCGTCGAGAACCTCGAACGGGTACGCGAGGCCGTCGACGTCCCAGTGCTGCGCAAGGACTTCCTGCTCGAACCGGGCCACCTCGACGCCGTCGAGGCCGACGCCGCGCTGGTCATCGCCCGCTTCGTCGACGACGTGGGCGAGATGGTGGCGGCGGCCCGCGAGCGTGGCTTCGAGCCGCTCGTCGAGGTCCACAGCGTGGCCGAACTGGAGACCGCGCTCGACGCCGACGCGACGCTCGTCGGCGTGAACAACCGCGACCTCGCCAGCCTGACGGTGGACCTGGGGACGTTCGAGCGCGTCGCGGCGGAGGCACCCGACGACGTGACGCTCGTCGCCGAATCCGGCATCTCGACGCCCGCGGACGTACGGCGGATGCGCGCGGCCGGTGCGGACGGCCTGCTGGTCGGCAGTGCGATTATGGCCGGCGAGCCCCGAGAGTCGACAGAGGAGCTGGTGTACGCGTGA
- a CDS encoding transcription elongation factor Spt5 has protein sequence MPIYAVKTTASQERTVADMIMNREEETIHAALAPDSLTSYVMVEADDYNIIERVLEDIPHARSVIPGESDITEVEHFLSPKPDVEGIAEGDIVELIAGPFKGEKAQVQRIDEGKDQVTVELYEATVPIPVTVRGDQIRVLDSEER, from the coding sequence ATGCCTATCTACGCAGTCAAGACGACCGCGAGCCAGGAGCGAACGGTCGCCGACATGATCATGAACCGCGAGGAGGAGACCATCCACGCCGCGCTCGCACCCGACTCGCTGACGAGCTACGTGATGGTCGAGGCGGACGACTACAACATCATCGAGCGCGTGCTCGAGGACATCCCGCACGCCCGCAGCGTCATCCCGGGGGAGTCCGACATCACGGAGGTCGAGCACTTCCTCTCCCCGAAGCCGGACGTGGAGGGCATCGCGGAGGGCGACATCGTCGAGCTCATCGCCGGCCCGTTCAAGGGCGAGAAGGCGCAGGTCCAGCGCATCGACGAGGGCAAGGACCAGGTCACCGTCGAGCTGTACGAAGCGACGGTTCCGATCCCCGTCACCGTGCGTGGCGACCAGATCCGGGTCCTGGACAGCGAGGAGCGGTGA
- the ftsZ gene encoding cell division protein FtsZ: MDSIVENAIDEAEGEAEDPDEGGRRGTTPQDEPAHRTGKMTDDELEDVLQDLQTNITVVGCGGAGGNTINRMHEEGIHGAKLVAANTDVQHLVEIESDEKILMGEQKTGGRGAGSLPQVGEEAALESQEEIYESIEGSDMVFVTAGLGGGTGTGSAPVVAKAARESGALTIAIVTTPFTAEGEVRRTNAEAGLERLRDVSDTVIVVPNDRLLDSVGKLPVRQAFKVSDEVLMRSVKGITELITKPGLVNLDFADVRTVMERGGVAMIGLGESDSDAKSTDSVKAALRSPLLDVDISGASSALVNVTGGSDMSIEEAEGVVEEIYDRIDPDARIIWGTSIDETLEGSMRTMIVVTGVDSPQIYGQPGDDTAEPDPSVQQDIDFVE, encoded by the coding sequence ATGGACTCCATTGTCGAAAACGCTATCGACGAGGCCGAGGGGGAGGCCGAGGACCCCGACGAGGGTGGTCGCCGGGGGACCACCCCGCAGGACGAACCGGCGCACCGAACCGGCAAGATGACCGACGACGAGCTGGAGGACGTACTGCAGGACCTGCAGACGAACATCACCGTCGTCGGCTGTGGTGGTGCCGGCGGGAACACCATCAACCGGATGCACGAGGAGGGCATCCACGGCGCGAAGCTCGTCGCCGCGAACACCGACGTCCAGCACCTCGTCGAGATCGAGTCCGACGAGAAGATACTGATGGGCGAGCAGAAGACCGGCGGGCGCGGGGCTGGCTCGCTTCCGCAGGTCGGCGAGGAGGCCGCCCTCGAGTCCCAGGAAGAGATCTACGAGTCCATCGAGGGCTCGGACATGGTGTTCGTCACGGCGGGGCTCGGCGGCGGCACGGGCACCGGCTCCGCGCCGGTCGTCGCGAAGGCCGCCCGCGAGTCGGGCGCGCTCACCATCGCCATCGTCACGACGCCGTTCACCGCCGAGGGGGAGGTCCGTCGCACGAACGCCGAAGCCGGCCTCGAACGGCTCCGCGACGTGAGCGACACGGTCATCGTCGTCCCGAACGACCGGCTGCTCGATTCGGTGGGCAAGCTCCCCGTCCGGCAGGCGTTCAAGGTCAGCGACGAGGTGCTCATGCGCTCGGTGAAGGGCATCACCGAGCTCATCACGAAGCCCGGCCTCGTCAACCTCGACTTCGCCGACGTCCGCACCGTCATGGAGCGCGGCGGCGTCGCGATGATCGGCCTCGGCGAGTCCGACTCGGATGCCAAGTCCACGGACTCGGTGAAGGCGGCACTCCGGTCGCCGCTGCTCGACGTGGACATCTCCGGTGCGTCCTCGGCGCTGGTGAACGTCACCGGCGGCTCGGACATGAGCATCGAGGAGGCAGAGGGCGTCGTCGAGGAGATATACGACCGCATCGACCCCGACGCCCGCATCATCTGGGGGACGTCCATCGACGAGACGCTGGAGGGCAGCATGCGCACGATGATCGTCGTCACCGGTGTGGACTCGCCGCAGATCTACGGTCAGCCCGGCGACGACACCGCCGAGCCCGACCCCTCGGTCCAGCAGGACATCGATTTCGTCGAGTAA
- a CDS encoding SprT family zinc-dependent metalloprotease: MASDSIGAPDPDTPEDLLAWARTYAGTVDIDVDLDAVDWDISKHARRRAGACRYDPDHGVTIVLSWHSYRTHGWAEVADTVRHELVHAWEFQRFGESGHGPRFREQADAVDAPRHCEPFADPRYLLHCRDDDCDWSARRYRASKTVTEPGRYRCGDCGDRYVVEHADSGRTWSDGAGYEQVRAALGDDW, encoded by the coding sequence GTGGCCAGCGACAGCATCGGCGCACCGGACCCCGACACACCCGAGGACCTGCTCGCGTGGGCCCGTACCTACGCCGGCACCGTCGACATCGACGTGGACCTCGACGCGGTCGACTGGGACATCTCGAAGCACGCGCGCCGCCGGGCCGGAGCCTGCCGGTACGACCCCGACCACGGTGTCACCATCGTCCTCTCCTGGCACTCGTACCGGACCCACGGCTGGGCCGAGGTCGCCGACACTGTCCGGCACGAGCTCGTCCACGCCTGGGAGTTCCAGCGCTTCGGCGAGTCGGGCCACGGGCCCCGCTTCAGGGAGCAGGCCGACGCGGTGGACGCACCGCGGCACTGCGAGCCGTTCGCCGACCCGCGGTACCTGCTGCACTGTCGGGACGACGACTGCGACTGGAGCGCCCGCCGGTACCGCGCCTCGAAGACCGTCACCGAGCCCGGGCGCTACCGCTGTGGCGACTGCGGGGACCGCTACGTCGTCGAGCACGCGGACTCCGGTCGGACGTGGAGCGACGGCGCGGGCTACGAGCAGGTCAGGGCCGCACTCGGCGACGACTGGTGA